The Maniola hyperantus chromosome 9, iAphHyp1.2, whole genome shotgun sequence genome includes a region encoding these proteins:
- the Fibp gene encoding acidic fibroblast growth factor intracellular-binding protein — protein sequence MYTEVDVFVSNFTLIDPEIYQLWIDGCSSSEAVSTLHQRSIAKQTGATVELIASDVLDHYRTFALLERLLTVPSKLSEQMIFQIDEPTKHMLIEKYYDLDDAVIRELLGRKLSSRHRKDLDEVAERSGAPLRCCRRQFDNVRRVFKAVEEMPGNVVANIRSTFLISEPLAKKYGAVVFIACMRFETAKRKLQYLSFNDFYHCAQAIMGSWTYSCTGPEYYDTEMDREFLLELRELRILLDKEKEHKHLICMRLKPKLLEKSYQELELNFRLYTRALVGLACNLHRGRELRSLFIDLLERCVEPLRLGSWPKTDLAQFLCAYEQCALQMDVLREADLKNVWERYMRVVSQCLLTMYHL from the exons atgtacacagAAGTGGACGTTTTTGTAAGCAATTTTACACTTATCGATCCCGAAATATATCAACTGTGGATTGATGGATGTTCGT CCAGCGAAGCTGTATCGACCCTGCACCAGAGGTCTATTGCCAAGCAGACAGGGGCCACTGTAGAGCTCATTGCTAGCGATGTATTGGACCATTACAG AACGTTTGCCCTACTGGAGCGACTCTTGACGGTTCCATCCAAATTGTCCGAGCAAATGATCTTCCAAATTGATGAACCCACCAAGCACATGCTCATTGAAAA ATATTACGACTTAGATGATGCGGTAATACGAGAACTTTTGGGTCGCAAGCTGTCATCACGTCACAGGAAAGACCTAGATGAG GTGGCCGAGCGATCAGGCGCCCCTCTGCGCTGCTGCCGGCGCCAGTTCGACAACGTGCGGCGTGTGTTCAAGGCGGTGGAAGAGATGCCGGGGAACGTGGTAGCCAACATACGCTCCACGTTCCTGATCTCGGAGCCGCTCGCCAA AAAATACGGCGCGGTGGTGTTCATCGCGTGCATGAGGTTCGAGACGGCCAAGCGGAAACTGCAGTATTTATCCTTCAACGACTTCTACCATTGCGCACAG GCAATAATGGGCAGCTGGACATACAGCTGCACGGGGCCGGAGTACTACGACACTGAGATGGACCGCGAGTTTCTGCTGGAACTCCGGGAGCTGAGGATCCTGCTGGATAAGGAGAAGGAGCATAAGCA TTTGATATGTATGCGTCTTAAGCCAAAACTCCTGGAAAAGTCGTATCAAGAATTGGAATTGAATTTCAG ATTGTACACGCGCGCCTTGGTCGGCCTGGCGTGCAACTTGCATCGCGGCAGAGAACTGAGATCCCTGTTCATCGATTTACTCGAGAG ATGTGTGGAGCCCTTGCGCCTGGGCAGCTGGCCCAAAACGGACTTGGCTCAGTTCCTCTGCGCCTACGAACAATGCGCGCTGCAGATGGATGTACTCAG GGAGGCGGACTTGAAGAACGTGTGGGAGCGGTACATGAGGGTGGTCAGCCAGTGCTTGTTGACTATGTACCATCTTTAG